Proteins co-encoded in one Gopherus evgoodei ecotype Sinaloan lineage chromosome 4, rGopEvg1_v1.p, whole genome shotgun sequence genomic window:
- the SNW1 gene encoding SNW domain-containing protein 1, translated as MALTSFLPAPTQLSQDQLELEERARSQRSRQTALVSSRREPPPYGYRKGWIPRMLEDFGDGGAFPEIHVAQYPLDMGRKKKMSNALAVQVDAEGKIKYDAIARQGQSKDKVIYSKYTDLVPKEVMNVDDPDLQRPDEEAVKELTEKTRAALEKSVSQKVAAAMPVRAADKLAPAQYIRYTPSQQGVAFNSGAKQRVIRMVEMQKDPMEPPRFKINKKIPRGPPSPPAPVMHSPSRKMTVKEQQEWKIPPCISNWKNAKGYTIPLDKRLAADGRGLQTVHINENFAKLAEALYIADRKAREAVEMRAQVERKMAQKEKEKHEEKLREMAQKARERRAGIKTHAEKEDGEARERDEIRHDRRKERQHDRNLSRAAPDKRSKLQRNENRDISEVIALGVPNPRTSNEVQYDQRLFNQSKGMDSGFAGGEDEIYNVYDQPWRSGKDMAQNIYRPSKNVDKDMYGDDLEARIKTNRFVPDKEFSGSDRRQRGREGPVQFEEDPFGLDKFLEEAKQHGGSKRPSDSSRPKEHEHEGKKRRKE; from the exons GTCATCACGCAGGGAACCTCCCCCATATGGTTATCGGAAAGGATGGATACCACGAATGCTAGAG GATTTTGGAGATGGAGGTGCTTTCCCAGAAATCCATGTGGCCCAATACCCATTGGATATGGGCCGAAAGAAGAAAATGTCCAATGCTTTGGCTGTTCAAGTGGAtgcagaaggaaaaataaaatacgACGCTATAGCTCGACAGGGACAGTCAAAGGACAAG GTAATTTACAGCAAATATACAGATCTGGTACCTAAAGAAGTTATGAATGTGGATGACCCTGACCTGCAAAGACCTGATGAGGAAGCAGTGAAAGAG CTAACTGAAAAGACGAGAGCAGCCCTGGAGAAATCTGTCTCCCAGAAAGTTGCGGCAGCCATGCCAGTCCGAGCAGCCGACAAACTAGCTCCTGCTCAGTACATCCG ATACACACCGTCTCAGCAGGGTGTGGCCTTCAACTCTGGAGCAAAACAGAGGGTTATTCGAATGGTAGAGATGCAGAAGGACCCCATGGAACCTCCAAGATTCAA GATTAACAAGAAAATTCCTCGTGGgccaccttctcctcctgctcctgtAATGCACTCCCCTAGCAGAAAG ATGACCGTGAAAGAGCAACAAGAGTGGAAAATTCCTCCATGCatttcaaactggaaaaatgcAAAG GGTTACACTATTCCATTAGACAAGCGTCTGGCTGCAGATGGCAGAGGACTGCAGACTGTTCATATTAATGAAAACTTTGCCAAGCTGGCTGAGGCTCTCTACATTGCTGACAGAAAG GCTCGTGAGGCTGTGGAGATGCGTGCCCAGGTGGAGAGAAAGATGgcacagaaagaaaaggaaaagcatGAGGAAAAGCTCAGAGAAATGGCCCAGAAAGCCCGAGAGAGGAGAGCTGGAATCAAAACCCATGCTGAGAAAG aggATGGAGAAGCTAGAGAGAGGGATGAAATCAGACATGACCGTCGCAAAGAGAGACAGCATGACAGGAATCTTTCCAGAGCAGCCCCTGACAAAAG GTCAAAGCTGCAGAGAAATGAGAACAGAGATATCAGCGAAGTTATTGCCCTGGGTGTTCCCAACCCTCGGACGTCCAATGAGGTCCAGTATGACCAGAGGCTTTTCAACCAGAGCAAG ggTATGGACAGTGGATTTGCTGGAGGAGAGGATGAAATTTACAATGTCTATGACCAGCCTTGGAGAAGTGGTAAAGACATGGCCCAGAACATCTACAGACCTAGTAAAAATGTGGACAAAGACATGTATGGAGATGACTTAGAGGCTCGAATAAAGACTAACAG GTTTGTTCCAGATAAGGAATTTTCCGGCTCAGACCGTAGACAGAGGGGCAGAGAGGGACCTGTTCAATTTGAGGAAGATCCTTTCGGTCTGGACAAGTTCTTGGAGGAAGCCAAACAGCATGGGGGTTCTAAGAGGCCCTCTGATAGTAGCCGCCCTAAAGAACATGAGCATGAGggcaagaagaggaggaaggagtgA
- the SLIRP gene encoding SRA stem-loop-interacting RNA-binding protein, mitochondrial, producing MAATRASSRRVFELFVSRIHWTLATKELRDYFAQFGTVRRCMLPFDKETGFHKGYCWVGFSSEEGLRNALQKESHILDGIKLQVRQQKPRSFRSQYTNEGETDMS from the exons ATGGCGGCGACGCGCGCCTCCTCCCGGCGGGTGTTCGAGCTCTTCGTGTCCCGGATCCACTGGACTCTGGCCACCA AGGAACTCAGAGACTATTTTGCTCAGTTTGGGACTGTAAGAAGATGCATGTTGCCATTT GATAAAGAAACAGGATTTCACAAAGGCTATTGCTGGGTTGGATTCTCTTCAGAAGAAGGCCTTCGCAATGCATTACAGAAGGAATCTCACATCCTCGATGGCATCAAG CTCCAGGTTCGACAGCAGAAACCCAGAAGTTTTCGAAGCCAGTACACAAATGAAGGAGAAACTGACATGAGTTAG